A single region of the Onychomys torridus chromosome 11, mOncTor1.1, whole genome shotgun sequence genome encodes:
- the Ccnt2 gene encoding cyclin-T2 isoform X4 gives MLLKIFSSIENDGALVIFVSTSKDLAQTSYFMATNSLHLTTFCLQYKPTVIACVCIHLACKWSNWEIPVSTDGKHWWEYVDPTVTLELLDELTHEFLQILEKTPSRLKRIRNWRAMAKKPKVDGQASETPLLGSSLVQNSLLVDSVTGVSANPSFQKPSTSTFPAPIPLNSGSASVQDSRASDSLSVLAAGMPSTSYTLSSSHQEWPQHPDPARTDPVYTQKQEAPLSGSQYLSFQQGPSMTLHSGLHHRPDRVAEHSSAKQEYAHKSGSSKHHGPVPAAPGVAPQKMSLDKYREKRKLETLDLDTRDHYIAAHAEQQHKHGPAQAAVGSSVTSPIKMKLPIANSDKPERNMAEKKEKSGLLKLRLPIPPPDKGGPSKEELKMKIKVSSSERHSSSDEGSGKSKHSSPHISRDHKEKHKEHPANRHHSSHKHLHMHGGGGGGGGGGGSSSGVKHAADGMPPTVLRSPVGLGPEGISSSSSARKKLHVNDASHNHHSKMSKSSKSSGSSSSSSSVKQYVSSHSSVFNHPLPPPPPVTYQVGYGHLSTLVKLDKKPVEPHGPEANHEYSTSSQHLDYKDTFDMLDSLLSAQGMNM, from the exons ATGTTGTTGAAGATTTTCAGTAGTATAGAAAATGATGGCGCTCTTGTGATATTTGTAAGTA cAAGCAAGGATTTGGCACAGACATCCTATTTCATGGCTACCAACAG TTTGCATCTTACGACCTTCTGTCTTCAGTACAAACCCACGGtgatagcatgtgtgtgcattcatttgGCTTGCAAATGGTCcaattgggagatccctgtgtcaaCTGATGGAAAGCATTGGTGGGAATATGTGGACCCTACAGTTACCCTAGAGCTGCTAGATG agctaACACATGAGTTTCTACAAATATTGGAGAAAACGCCTAGTAGGTTGAAGAGGATTCGAAACTGGAGG GCTATGGCTAAGAAGCCAAAAGTAGATGGACAAGCATCAGAGACACCACTGCTTGGTTCATCTTTGGTCCAGAATTCCCTTTTAGTAGATAGTGTCACTGGTGTGTCTGCCAACCCAAGTTTCCAGAAACCTTCAACATCAACGTTCCCTGCTCCGATACCTCTAAATTCGGGAAGTGCTTCTGTCCAGGACAGCCGTGCATCTGATAGTTTGTCGGTACTGGCAGCCGGAATGCCCAGCACCTCATATACTTTGTCATCATCACACCAAGAATGGCCTCAGCATCCAGACCCAGCCAGGACAGACCCAGTGTACACTCAGAAACAGGAGGCCCCTCTCTCTGGGAGCCAGTACCTCAGCTTCCAGCAGGGACCTTCCATGACACTGCATTCAGGATTGCATCACAGACCGGACAGAGTTGCTGAGCATTCATCAGCTAAGCAAGAATACGCTCACAAATCCGGGAGCAGCAAACACCATGGGCCTGTACCTGCTGCTCCTGGAGTGGCTCCTCAGAAAATGTCTTTAGATAAGTACAGAGAGAAGCGGAAGCTGGAAACCCTCGACCTGGACACGAGGGATCATTACATAGCTGCCCATGCAGAGCAGCAGCACAAACATGGGCCAGCCCAGGCAGCCGTAGGCAGCTCAGTCACTTCTCCCATTAAAATGAAACTTCCCATCGCCAACTCGGACAAACCTGAGAGAAACAtggcagagaaaaaggaaaagagtggATTGCTGAAGTTACGGCTTCCCATCCCACCGCCTGACAAAGGAGGTCCCAGTAAAGAAGAGCTGAAGATGAAGATCAAAGTGTCGTCCTCAGAAAGACACAGCTCTTCTGACGAAGGCAGCGGAAAAAGCAAGCACTCAAGCCCACACATCAGCAGAGACCACAAGGAGAAGCACAAGGAGCACCCTGCCAATCGCCACCACAGCAGCCACAAGCATTTGCACATGCacggtggtggaggaggaggtggcggcggcggcggcagcagcagcggtgTTAAGCATGCTGCTGATGGGATGCCACCCACTGTGCTGAGGAGTCCTGTGGGCCTGGGCCCAGAAGGcatctcctccagctccagcGCAAGGAAGAAGCTGCACGTCAACGATGCCTCCCACAACCACCACTCCAAAATGAGCAAAAGTTCCAAAAGTTCAGGTAGTTCATCTAGTTCTTCCTCTGTTAAGCAGTATGTATCCTCTCACAGCTCTGTTTTTAACCATCCCTTACCCCCTCCTCCCCCTGTCACATACCAGGTGGGCTACGGACATCTCAGCACCCTCGTGAAACTGGACAAGAAACCAGTGGAGCCCCACGGTCCTGAGGCCAATCACGAGTATAGTACAAGCAGCCAGCATTTGGACTACAAAGACACATTCGACATGCTGGACTCGCTGCTAAGTGCCCAAGGAATGAATATGTAA
- the Ccnt2 gene encoding cyclin-T2 isoform X3, protein MATNSLHLTTFCLQYKPTVIACVCIHLACKWSNWEIPVSTDGKHWWEYVDPTVTLELLDELTHEFLQILEKTPSRLKRIRNWRAMAKKPKVDGQASETPLLGSSLVQNSLLVDSVTGVSANPSFQKPSTSTFPAPIPLNSGSASVQDSRASDSLSVLAAGMPSTSYTLSSSHQEWPQHPDPARTDPVYTQKQEAPLSGSQYLSFQQGPSMTLHSGLHHRPDRVAEHSSAKQEYAHKSGSSKHHGPVPAAPGVAPQKMSLDKYREKRKLETLDLDTRDHYIAAHAEQQHKHGPAQAAVGSSVTSPIKMKLPIANSDKPERNMAEKKEKSGLLKLRLPIPPPDKGGPSKEELKMKIKVSSSERHSSSDEGSGKSKHSSPHISRDHKEKHKEHPANRHHSSHKHLHMHGGGGGGGGGGGSSSGVKHAADGMPPTVLRSPVGLGPEGISSSSSARKKLHVNDASHNHHSKMSKSSKSSGSSSSSSSVKQYVSSHSSVFNHPLPPPPPVTYQVGYGHLSTLVKLDKKPVEPHGPEANHEYSTSSQHLDYKDTFDMLDSLLSAQGMNM, encoded by the exons ATGGCTACCAACAG TTTGCATCTTACGACCTTCTGTCTTCAGTACAAACCCACGGtgatagcatgtgtgtgcattcatttgGCTTGCAAATGGTCcaattgggagatccctgtgtcaaCTGATGGAAAGCATTGGTGGGAATATGTGGACCCTACAGTTACCCTAGAGCTGCTAGATG agctaACACATGAGTTTCTACAAATATTGGAGAAAACGCCTAGTAGGTTGAAGAGGATTCGAAACTGGAGG GCTATGGCTAAGAAGCCAAAAGTAGATGGACAAGCATCAGAGACACCACTGCTTGGTTCATCTTTGGTCCAGAATTCCCTTTTAGTAGATAGTGTCACTGGTGTGTCTGCCAACCCAAGTTTCCAGAAACCTTCAACATCAACGTTCCCTGCTCCGATACCTCTAAATTCGGGAAGTGCTTCTGTCCAGGACAGCCGTGCATCTGATAGTTTGTCGGTACTGGCAGCCGGAATGCCCAGCACCTCATATACTTTGTCATCATCACACCAAGAATGGCCTCAGCATCCAGACCCAGCCAGGACAGACCCAGTGTACACTCAGAAACAGGAGGCCCCTCTCTCTGGGAGCCAGTACCTCAGCTTCCAGCAGGGACCTTCCATGACACTGCATTCAGGATTGCATCACAGACCGGACAGAGTTGCTGAGCATTCATCAGCTAAGCAAGAATACGCTCACAAATCCGGGAGCAGCAAACACCATGGGCCTGTACCTGCTGCTCCTGGAGTGGCTCCTCAGAAAATGTCTTTAGATAAGTACAGAGAGAAGCGGAAGCTGGAAACCCTCGACCTGGACACGAGGGATCATTACATAGCTGCCCATGCAGAGCAGCAGCACAAACATGGGCCAGCCCAGGCAGCCGTAGGCAGCTCAGTCACTTCTCCCATTAAAATGAAACTTCCCATCGCCAACTCGGACAAACCTGAGAGAAACAtggcagagaaaaaggaaaagagtggATTGCTGAAGTTACGGCTTCCCATCCCACCGCCTGACAAAGGAGGTCCCAGTAAAGAAGAGCTGAAGATGAAGATCAAAGTGTCGTCCTCAGAAAGACACAGCTCTTCTGACGAAGGCAGCGGAAAAAGCAAGCACTCAAGCCCACACATCAGCAGAGACCACAAGGAGAAGCACAAGGAGCACCCTGCCAATCGCCACCACAGCAGCCACAAGCATTTGCACATGCacggtggtggaggaggaggtggcggcggcggcggcagcagcagcggtgTTAAGCATGCTGCTGATGGGATGCCACCCACTGTGCTGAGGAGTCCTGTGGGCCTGGGCCCAGAAGGcatctcctccagctccagcGCAAGGAAGAAGCTGCACGTCAACGATGCCTCCCACAACCACCACTCCAAAATGAGCAAAAGTTCCAAAAGTTCAGGTAGTTCATCTAGTTCTTCCTCTGTTAAGCAGTATGTATCCTCTCACAGCTCTGTTTTTAACCATCCCTTACCCCCTCCTCCCCCTGTCACATACCAGGTGGGCTACGGACATCTCAGCACCCTCGTGAAACTGGACAAGAAACCAGTGGAGCCCCACGGTCCTGAGGCCAATCACGAGTATAGTACAAGCAGCCAGCATTTGGACTACAAAGACACATTCGACATGCTGGACTCGCTGCTAAGTGCCCAAGGAATGAATATGTAA